The Geobacillus genomosp. 3 genome segment CAAGCAGCTCTTCCTCGGCCGCCCGTGCGAACGGCTCTTCTTCGCTGTTCCTTTGCCGCGGCTTTCTCCGCTCAATGGTGATCGTAATAAAAAACAAATGGATCGTCATGCCCGCTCACCTCCTTTCTATGCAAAAAGCCGCAGAAGGAAGGGTTTCTGCGGCTAAGTACACAAAAAGGCCGCAGAAAGCGAGACTACCCCCCTTCTGCGGCCCGATCGCTGCTTTTCATCATCGTGCACGTTTATTTCCGGTCGGCGGAAGGTCGAATAGCCAAGTAATGGAATGTATTCATTGATTCTGTCCATACCATCATTGTCATTGTCTTCGACCTCCCCTTGGAAATGACGTTACGAAGGTAATTATATCCAAAAATATCCTTGTTGTAAACCTTTTTTAGAGAAAATTTTTCCTCCCTTTGAACGCTAACGTGGTGAAACAAAAAGCCCGCCTTTTGAATCAAAAGGCAGGCTGCTACTATTTTAACGAGTTCTCCTCTTCTTCAAGCCGGCGGGCGTAAGCGGCGGAACGCTGCGAACAATACAAGGCAGCGGCAAAACAGCCGCCAACTGCCAGCAAAGCAACTGGTTTTTTTGCCGCCTCAAGCGCCCCCGGGATGATCGTACCTAAATAGAAAAACGCACCAAGCGCGAACAAGACGAGGCTGTATGTCTTAAAATCGCCTGCCTTCGCGCGCCAGTCGTTTCGTTGCTCCTTGTTCATCGCCGATCCC includes the following:
- a CDS encoding YrzI family small protein — encoded protein: MTIHLFFITITIERRKPRQRNSEEEPFARAAEEELLDRKCSFHQRLF
- a CDS encoding YrhC family protein, yielding MNKEQRNDWRAKAGDFKTYSLVLFALGAFFYLGTIIPGALEAAKKPVALLAVGGCFAAALYCSQRSAAYARRLEEEENSLK